Proteins found in one Herbiconiux sp. A18JL235 genomic segment:
- a CDS encoding SRPBCC domain-containing protein, with product MSTNVNVFSCPPERVFEVLADGWLFPVWVVGASRMRDVEEAWPAEGSKLHHSFGVWPAVIDDETTVLEWNPPHRMVMQPAGWPIGEARVTITVKPRGPGCVVRLEEHASRGPGTLVPAPLLDIPLHIRNTETLRRLRYVSER from the coding sequence GTGTCGACCAATGTGAACGTGTTCTCCTGCCCGCCCGAGCGCGTCTTCGAGGTGCTCGCCGACGGCTGGCTCTTCCCCGTCTGGGTGGTGGGCGCCTCGCGCATGCGCGACGTCGAGGAGGCCTGGCCCGCCGAGGGCAGCAAGCTCCACCACTCCTTCGGGGTGTGGCCCGCGGTCATCGACGACGAGACGACGGTGCTCGAGTGGAACCCACCTCACCGCATGGTGATGCAGCCCGCCGGCTGGCCCATCGGCGAGGCGCGCGTGACCATCACGGTGAAGCCGCGCGGCCCGGGATGCGTCGTGCGGCTCGAGGAGCACGCCTCCCGGGGCCCCGGCACCCTCGTGCCGGCACCCCTGCTCGACATCCCCCTCCACATCCGCAACACCGAGACCCTCCGCCGGCTCCGCTACGTCTCCGAGCGCTGA
- a CDS encoding MBL fold metallo-hydrolase: protein MSSNGLRLPEPVDPVEFAADRAAEHGVPLADGLPPAAEVRSGVWVLPQPTPGNGIPQYTLSYAIFDAAGGVHLVDPGWDTDENAGRLAAFLADRGARLDDVASVTATHLHPDHLGLAERLRRETGARVQLHAHEQEAARRLAASSLTAVETATARLDGWGVPSAERDELMAVARVAATAGPRTTEVSTGVGPAGFTADLLLRDGDLLDVAGRRIEVLHTPGHTPGHLALVDHDDELLFTGDLVLPTVYPGLGLGGPADDPLGDYLRSLDRVSGYDRHEVLPGHGYRFTGIAERCADIREHHLKRSREIAALHAEHPESSVWQLAAHVSWTAGWANLHGFYRVSALSQTALHLTHLQRAEAAA, encoded by the coding sequence ATGAGCTCGAACGGCCTGCGTCTTCCCGAACCCGTCGATCCCGTCGAGTTCGCAGCCGACCGGGCCGCCGAGCACGGGGTGCCGCTCGCCGACGGCCTCCCGCCGGCAGCCGAGGTGCGGAGCGGGGTCTGGGTGCTGCCCCAACCCACGCCGGGCAACGGCATCCCCCAATACACCCTGAGCTACGCCATCTTCGACGCCGCCGGAGGCGTCCATCTCGTCGATCCGGGCTGGGACACCGACGAGAACGCCGGGCGGCTCGCCGCGTTCCTCGCCGACCGGGGCGCGAGACTCGACGATGTCGCCTCCGTCACCGCCACCCACCTGCATCCCGACCACCTCGGCCTCGCCGAGCGCCTCCGCCGGGAGACGGGCGCCCGCGTGCAGCTGCACGCCCACGAGCAGGAGGCCGCGCGACGCCTCGCCGCCTCGTCGCTCACCGCGGTGGAGACCGCGACCGCGCGACTCGACGGATGGGGCGTGCCATCGGCAGAGCGCGACGAGCTGATGGCGGTGGCACGGGTGGCTGCCACCGCAGGCCCCCGCACGACCGAGGTCAGCACCGGTGTCGGCCCGGCCGGCTTCACCGCCGACCTGCTGCTCCGCGACGGAGACCTGCTCGACGTGGCGGGCCGGCGCATCGAGGTGCTGCACACCCCCGGTCACACCCCGGGCCACCTCGCCCTCGTCGACCACGACGACGAGCTGCTGTTCACCGGCGACCTCGTGCTGCCGACCGTCTACCCGGGCCTCGGCCTCGGCGGACCGGCCGACGACCCGCTGGGCGATTACCTGCGCTCGCTCGATCGTGTCTCGGGCTACGACCGGCACGAGGTGCTCCCCGGCCACGGCTACCGCTTCACCGGCATCGCCGAGCGCTGCGCCGACATCCGCGAGCACCACCTGAAGCGCTCCCGCGAGATCGCGGCCCTTCACGCCGAGCATCCGGAGTCCTCCGTGTGGCAGCTCGCCGCGCACGTCAGCTGGACAGCCGGCTGGGCGAACCTGCATGGCTTCTACCGCGTCTCGGCCCTCAGCCAGACCGCCCTGCACCTCACCCATCTGCAGCGGGCGGAGGCAGCGGCATGA
- a CDS encoding nucleoside hydrolase, with protein sequence MTHRVLLDVDTGVDDALAILFAVAHPDIELLGITCVAGNTSLPNVVANTLKVLDAAGAPPIPVAGGAVRPLIEPLRSSHVHGEDGLGDLGLAPSTRPVDPRHAVDLARDLILASDGPVTLVALAPQTNLALLLRQYPEVAQNLERIVFMGGSASGGNATAVAEFNVWHDPEAAAIVLDSGVPAFMYGLDVFNQVTIDESDAARLTQGSSVSGRLAGALLSFQMADPETAPESDADAAAADAADGAAESPWGGHIGDAGALCALVDPGALTIERHPVRVELAGFARGQTIVDRRRRSGEDAVHGIHSSVPAIDIALDVDVDRFARLFLDTIARLP encoded by the coding sequence GTGACCCATCGCGTTCTGCTCGACGTCGACACGGGGGTCGACGATGCCCTCGCCATCCTGTTCGCCGTCGCCCACCCCGACATCGAGCTCCTCGGCATCACCTGCGTCGCCGGCAACACCTCGCTGCCCAACGTGGTGGCGAACACCCTCAAGGTGCTCGATGCGGCCGGAGCGCCGCCCATTCCGGTGGCGGGCGGAGCCGTACGCCCCCTCATCGAACCCCTGCGCTCCTCGCACGTGCACGGGGAGGACGGACTCGGCGACCTCGGCCTCGCCCCCTCGACCCGCCCCGTCGACCCCCGGCACGCCGTCGACCTCGCCCGCGACCTCATCCTCGCCTCCGACGGCCCGGTCACCCTGGTCGCCCTGGCCCCCCAGACGAACCTCGCGCTGCTGCTGCGGCAATACCCCGAGGTCGCGCAGAACCTGGAGCGCATCGTGTTCATGGGCGGCTCCGCCAGCGGGGGCAACGCGACCGCGGTCGCCGAGTTCAATGTCTGGCACGATCCCGAGGCCGCGGCGATCGTGCTCGACTCGGGGGTTCCCGCCTTCATGTACGGGCTCGACGTGTTCAACCAGGTCACCATCGACGAGAGCGACGCCGCGCGGCTCACGCAGGGCTCGAGCGTCTCGGGTCGGCTCGCCGGCGCTCTTCTGTCGTTCCAGATGGCCGACCCCGAGACCGCTCCGGAGTCGGATGCCGACGCGGCTGCCGCGGATGCGGCCGACGGTGCGGCCGAGAGCCCCTGGGGTGGCCACATCGGCGACGCCGGTGCCCTCTGCGCCCTCGTCGACCCCGGTGCACTGACGATCGAGAGGCACCCGGTGCGGGTCGAGCTGGCGGGGTTCGCGCGCGGCCAGACGATCGTCGACCGACGACGGCGGTCGGGCGAAGATGCCGTTCACGGCATACACTCCTCCGTGCCCGCCATCGACATCGCCCTCGACGTGGATGTCGACCGCTTCGCCCGCCTCTTCCTCGACACGATCGCCCGTCTGCCATGA
- a CDS encoding phytoene desaturase family protein, with protein sequence MSTRADADVAVVGSGPNGLAAAVTMARAGLSVRVYERASTIGGGARTAEVTLPGFRHDICSAVHPLALSSGFFRSFRLEERMRLAVPEISFGHPLDGGRAGIAFRDLGRTADALGADGRAYRRLMEPLVRRADEVAQFTGSSLVRLPAHPLTAALFGLRALEQGSPLWNLRFGDEVAPAMLSGVAAHSILPMPSLGTAGAALSLGVQAHARGWPVPIGGSQAIVDTMVADLLEHGGEIVTDAEVRRLDDVRPAKAVLLDVAPVNLARIAAQELPRRYLAALRRFRYGNAVAKTDFALSGPVPWANEELRRAPTVHVGGTRAEIAAAEREVAAGRHAASPYVLVSQPSIVDEERAPAGGHVLWAYTHVPSGSTHDQTEAITRQIERFAPGFRDLVLGSASRTATEYESYDPNYIGGDIAAGAATFGQLIARPTLSLDPWSTPARGVYLCSSSTPPGPGVHGLSGWYAARRALAAVFGIRTPPSLAPHPNRSESPCRPM encoded by the coding sequence GTGAGCACCCGGGCCGACGCCGACGTCGCCGTGGTGGGCTCCGGCCCGAACGGCCTGGCGGCAGCCGTGACCATGGCCCGCGCCGGTCTCTCGGTGCGGGTGTACGAGCGTGCCTCGACCATCGGCGGGGGCGCCCGCACCGCCGAGGTGACCCTGCCGGGCTTCCGGCACGACATCTGCTCCGCCGTGCACCCGCTCGCGCTCTCCTCGGGCTTCTTCAGGTCGTTCCGGCTGGAGGAGCGGATGCGCCTCGCCGTTCCCGAGATCTCCTTCGGCCATCCGCTCGACGGCGGGCGGGCAGGAATCGCGTTCCGCGACCTCGGCCGAACCGCCGACGCCCTCGGCGCCGACGGGCGTGCCTACCGACGGCTCATGGAACCGCTCGTGCGCCGCGCCGACGAGGTGGCTCAGTTCACCGGATCGAGTCTCGTGAGGCTTCCCGCGCATCCGCTCACCGCCGCCCTGTTCGGGCTGCGGGCGCTCGAACAGGGGTCGCCGCTGTGGAACCTCCGGTTCGGCGACGAGGTCGCGCCGGCGATGCTGAGCGGGGTCGCCGCGCACAGCATCCTGCCGATGCCGAGCCTCGGAACCGCCGGGGCCGCACTCTCGCTCGGCGTGCAGGCGCACGCTCGCGGGTGGCCGGTGCCGATCGGGGGGAGTCAGGCGATCGTCGACACGATGGTGGCCGACCTGCTCGAGCACGGCGGCGAGATCGTGACGGATGCGGAGGTGCGGCGCCTCGACGACGTGCGGCCCGCGAAGGCGGTGCTGCTCGACGTCGCACCCGTGAACCTCGCCCGCATCGCCGCCCAGGAGCTGCCGCGGCGCTACCTCGCGGCACTGCGACGGTTCCGCTACGGCAACGCCGTGGCGAAGACCGACTTCGCACTCAGCGGGCCCGTGCCGTGGGCGAACGAGGAGCTGCGGCGAGCGCCGACGGTGCACGTGGGCGGCACACGCGCCGAGATCGCGGCAGCGGAGCGCGAGGTCGCCGCCGGGCGGCATGCAGCGTCGCCGTACGTGCTGGTCTCGCAACCCTCGATCGTCGACGAAGAGCGAGCCCCTGCGGGCGGCCACGTGCTGTGGGCGTACACCCATGTGCCGAGCGGGTCGACCCACGACCAGACCGAGGCGATCACGCGGCAGATCGAACGCTTCGCGCCGGGTTTCCGCGACCTCGTGCTCGGCTCGGCCTCCCGCACGGCGACCGAGTACGAGTCGTACGACCCCAACTACATCGGCGGCGACATCGCCGCCGGAGCCGCCACCTTCGGCCAGCTCATCGCCCGGCCGACCCTGTCGCTCGACCCCTGGTCGACGCCCGCCCGCGGGGTGTACCTGTGCTCGTCGTCGACGCCCCCCGGGCCGGGTGTGCACGGCCTGTCGGGCTGGTACGCGGCGCGACGGGCACTGGCGGCGGTGTTCGGCATCCGTACCCCGCCGTCGCTGGCACCCCACCCGAACAGATCGGAGTCACCGTGTCGACCAATGTGA
- a CDS encoding ABC transporter permease: MSAVTDARRRRPRARALTVGLPVAFGVLFIGLWYLTSAFLLSPSRRFILPTPHEVLVEAFLTPKNLVALLGPLWTSTVIAMVGLLIAAVIGIVTAVLMSQAKWVEITLFPYAVALQSVPILAIVPLIAFAIGYGFESRILVVVLISLFPIITNTLFGLQSTSPQMRELFTLKRAGRWTVLTKLQFPAALPALFTGLRISAGMAVVGSIVADFFFRKGDSGIGLVIDTYRNQLNGEMLYGAIILASLLGLAAFWLFGLLSRLVVGPWYRPNAR; encoded by the coding sequence ATGAGCGCCGTCACGGATGCGCGCCGCCGCAGGCCCCGCGCGCGGGCTCTCACCGTGGGGCTCCCCGTCGCTTTCGGCGTGCTCTTCATCGGCCTCTGGTACCTCACCAGCGCCTTCCTCCTCTCGCCGTCGCGCCGATTCATCCTGCCCACGCCGCACGAGGTGCTGGTCGAGGCCTTCCTGACCCCGAAGAACCTTGTCGCCCTGCTCGGACCCCTGTGGACCTCGACGGTCATCGCGATGGTGGGTCTTCTCATCGCCGCAGTGATCGGCATCGTCACCGCCGTGCTGATGAGCCAGGCGAAGTGGGTGGAGATCACCCTCTTCCCCTACGCGGTCGCGCTCCAGAGCGTGCCCATCCTCGCGATCGTGCCGCTCATCGCCTTCGCCATCGGTTACGGGTTCGAGAGCCGCATCCTCGTGGTGGTGCTCATCAGCCTGTTCCCGATCATCACGAACACCCTGTTCGGCCTGCAGTCGACCAGCCCGCAGATGCGGGAACTGTTCACCCTCAAGCGGGCCGGCCGGTGGACGGTGCTCACCAAGCTCCAGTTCCCGGCCGCACTGCCCGCTCTGTTCACCGGCCTCCGCATCTCGGCCGGCATGGCGGTGGTGGGCTCGATCGTCGCCGACTTCTTCTTCCGCAAAGGCGACTCCGGCATCGGCCTGGTCATCGACACCTACCGCAACCAGCTGAACGGCGAGATGCTCTACGGCGCCATCATCCTCGCCTCGCTGCTCGGGCTCGCCGCGTTCTGGTTGTTCGGGCTGCTCTCACGGCTCGTCGTCGGGCCGTGGTACCGCCCGAACGCGCGCTGA
- a CDS encoding ABC transporter ATP-binding protein, with translation MGDAMVEFDSLSMTFPDGTTALRDVDIRIESGEFVALLGPSGCGKSTLLRLASGLETATGGATRVATRQIGYVFQDATLLPWRTVRQNVALFAELDHLSAAETAALVDDALDRVGLAGFAKHRPHQLSGGMKMRVSLARSLVNRPELFLFDEPFGALDEFTRERLNDDVRSLFVRERFTGMFVTHSIPEAVYMSTRVVVMGARPGRVIGEFAVPFADTRDEHTRYSPEFAALATDISDCLKGAMA, from the coding sequence ATGGGCGACGCGATGGTGGAGTTCGACAGCCTGTCGATGACCTTCCCCGACGGAACGACGGCGCTGCGCGACGTCGACATCCGCATCGAGTCGGGTGAGTTCGTCGCCCTGCTCGGCCCGTCGGGGTGCGGCAAGTCGACGCTGCTGCGCCTCGCCTCCGGGCTCGAGACGGCGACCGGGGGAGCGACGCGGGTGGCCACCCGACAGATCGGCTACGTCTTCCAAGACGCGACACTGCTGCCCTGGCGCACGGTGCGTCAGAACGTCGCCCTGTTCGCCGAGCTCGACCACCTGAGCGCCGCCGAGACCGCGGCCCTGGTCGACGACGCGCTCGACCGGGTGGGCCTCGCGGGCTTCGCCAAGCACCGCCCGCACCAGCTCTCCGGCGGCATGAAGATGCGCGTGTCGCTCGCCCGCTCGCTGGTCAACCGCCCCGAGCTGTTCCTCTTCGACGAACCCTTCGGCGCGCTCGACGAGTTCACCCGCGAGCGGCTCAACGACGACGTGCGGAGCCTGTTCGTGCGCGAGCGCTTCACCGGCATGTTCGTCACCCACTCCATCCCCGAAGCCGTCTACATGTCGACCCGGGTGGTGGTGATGGGCGCCCGTCCCGGTCGGGTGATCGGAGAGTTCGCGGTGCCCTTCGCCGACACCCGCGACGAGCACACCCGCTACTCACCCGAGTTCGCAGCGCTCGCCACCGACATCTCCGACTGCCTGAAGGGGGCGATGGCATGA
- a CDS encoding mandelate racemase/muconate lactonizing enzyme family protein, producing MTTVRIRSITPLPLRLTTDYSTMTCFVVRVETDEGLVGWGESCDCFGISHPAVLAAIVDDVYGPALVGVGLDEARVALERVRTVTRRTLGDQFGAAQSRSAVAIALRDLEGKVAQRSVSAMLGRVKDSVRVYAGNSHFLETREAGAHLELLGPLLERGVSIVKMRIGLDWRNALRVLADLRAALPETVEITVDGSEFFSVAESIEIARRLGGLGVGWFEEPVPASRLSAIKRVVASSPVPVAYGEHFFGTEYALDALELTGISVVQPDASICGGVDEARSMAVAALGRGARVVMHLHGGPVTVAANAHVAASVEGVEVIEYPFHLSPMLNRVAPGAGFGVDAIVDGRVAVPSGPGLGIEIDESVIDEAHRAWKEQVA from the coding sequence GTGACGACAGTGCGCATCCGTTCCATCACCCCGCTGCCGCTCCGGCTCACCACCGACTACTCCACGATGACCTGCTTCGTGGTGCGGGTGGAGACCGACGAGGGGCTCGTCGGCTGGGGGGAGAGCTGCGACTGCTTCGGCATCTCGCACCCCGCCGTGCTCGCCGCCATCGTCGACGACGTCTACGGGCCCGCGCTCGTCGGTGTCGGGCTCGACGAGGCGAGGGTGGCGCTGGAGCGGGTGCGCACCGTCACCCGCCGCACACTCGGCGACCAGTTCGGCGCCGCCCAGTCGCGCAGCGCCGTCGCCATCGCGCTGCGCGATCTGGAGGGCAAGGTCGCGCAGCGCTCGGTCTCGGCCATGCTCGGCCGGGTGAAGGACAGCGTGCGGGTCTACGCCGGCAACAGCCACTTCCTCGAGACCAGGGAGGCGGGCGCGCACCTCGAGCTGCTCGGGCCCCTGCTCGAGCGGGGCGTGTCGATCGTCAAGATGCGCATCGGGCTCGATTGGCGGAACGCCCTCCGGGTGCTGGCCGACCTCCGGGCCGCGCTGCCCGAGACCGTCGAGATCACCGTCGACGGCAGCGAGTTCTTCTCCGTGGCGGAGTCGATCGAGATCGCCAGGCGGCTGGGCGGGCTCGGGGTGGGCTGGTTCGAGGAGCCTGTTCCCGCGAGCCGCCTCAGCGCCATCAAGCGGGTCGTGGCGTCGTCTCCGGTGCCCGTCGCCTACGGCGAGCACTTCTTCGGCACGGAGTACGCTCTCGACGCGCTCGAGCTCACCGGGATCTCCGTGGTGCAGCCCGACGCGTCGATCTGCGGAGGCGTCGACGAGGCGCGCAGCATGGCGGTCGCGGCCCTCGGGCGCGGGGCACGCGTCGTGATGCACCTCCACGGCGGACCGGTGACCGTCGCTGCCAACGCCCACGTGGCGGCATCGGTGGAGGGGGTGGAGGTGATCGAGTACCCGTTCCATCTCTCACCGATGCTGAACCGGGTGGCCCCCGGAGCGGGGTTCGGTGTCGACGCCATCGTCGACGGACGCGTCGCGGTACCATCGGGTCCCGGCCTCGGAATCGAGATCGACGAGTCGGTCATCGACGAGGCGCACCGCGCCTGGAAGGAGCAGGTGGCGTGA
- a CDS encoding alanine--tRNA ligase-related protein translates to MDAHDIRNRYLAFLAENGHTVIDRAPLVPRGDTSTLFNGSGMQSLLPYLLGEEHPEGERLVDSQPCVRAQDIDDVGDNRHTTFFEMLGNWSLGDYFKETQIRQFFTFLVDIVGLDPENIYVTCFIGDAENGIPRDDEAAGIWAQVFAERGISNGIVEIGSQADGDARGVHAGERIFFYDGGENWWSRGGSLAATPIGDPCGPDSEVFYDFGPAHQDPSYGLAHPASDGGQFMEIGNQVFMQYRRLDDGSFEELARRNVDFGGGLERIAAASLGSDDVFRISLLWPIIETLQTLTGKSYDDETAAMRIIADHLRGATFLAVDGVRPSNKEQGYVMRRLLRRAIRLALSLGLSENFFATVVPVIADLYADDYPEVAASRDEVIAVLVKEENSFRRTLEGGLLALGEYEGQVLGGADVFRLSDTHGFPKELSVEEARRLGIAVADDWEAGFAEALEEQRARSRGATRLGAAGLPGGAAAAPSA, encoded by the coding sequence ATGGACGCCCACGACATCCGTAACCGCTACCTCGCCTTCCTCGCCGAGAACGGCCACACGGTCATCGACCGGGCACCCCTGGTGCCTCGCGGTGACACCTCGACGCTGTTCAACGGCAGCGGCATGCAGTCGTTGCTGCCGTACCTGCTCGGCGAGGAGCACCCCGAGGGCGAGCGGCTCGTCGACTCGCAGCCCTGCGTGCGCGCGCAGGACATCGATGACGTCGGCGACAACCGGCACACCACCTTCTTCGAGATGCTCGGCAACTGGTCGCTCGGCGACTACTTCAAAGAGACGCAGATCAGGCAGTTCTTCACCTTCCTGGTCGACATCGTCGGCCTCGACCCCGAGAACATCTACGTCACCTGCTTCATCGGCGACGCCGAGAACGGCATCCCGCGCGACGACGAGGCGGCCGGCATCTGGGCACAGGTGTTCGCCGAGCGGGGCATCTCGAACGGCATCGTCGAGATCGGCTCGCAGGCCGACGGTGACGCTCGCGGAGTGCATGCCGGAGAACGCATATTCTTCTACGACGGCGGCGAGAACTGGTGGTCGCGGGGCGGCTCGCTCGCCGCGACCCCCATCGGCGACCCGTGCGGTCCCGACAGCGAGGTGTTCTACGACTTCGGGCCGGCGCATCAAGACCCGTCGTACGGCCTGGCCCACCCGGCCAGCGACGGTGGACAGTTCATGGAGATCGGCAACCAGGTCTTCATGCAGTACCGCCGCCTCGATGACGGCTCGTTCGAGGAGCTCGCCCGGCGCAACGTCGACTTCGGCGGCGGGCTCGAGCGCATCGCCGCGGCGTCGCTGGGTTCCGACGACGTGTTCCGCATCTCGCTGCTCTGGCCCATCATCGAGACGCTGCAGACCCTCACCGGGAAGTCGTACGACGACGAGACCGCCGCCATGCGCATCATCGCCGACCACCTGCGCGGCGCCACGTTCCTCGCCGTCGACGGCGTGCGGCCCTCGAACAAGGAGCAGGGCTACGTGATGCGCCGGCTGCTGCGCCGCGCCATCCGGCTGGCCCTCTCGCTCGGGCTCTCGGAGAACTTCTTCGCCACCGTCGTTCCCGTCATCGCCGACCTGTACGCCGACGACTACCCCGAGGTCGCCGCGTCACGCGACGAGGTGATCGCGGTGCTGGTGAAGGAGGAGAACTCGTTCCGCCGCACGCTCGAGGGCGGTTTGCTGGCGCTCGGGGAGTACGAGGGACAGGTGCTCGGCGGGGCCGACGTGTTCCGGCTCTCCGACACCCACGGCTTCCCGAAGGAGCTCTCGGTCGAAGAGGCGAGGCGGCTCGGCATCGCGGTCGCCGACGACTGGGAGGCCGGCTTCGCCGAGGCGCTCGAGGAGCAGCGTGCCCGCTCCCGCGGCGCGACCCGACTCGGGGCCGCGGGCCTGCCCGGCGGCGCGGCGGCGGCCCCCTCCGCCTGA
- the catA gene encoding type A chloramphenicol O-acetyltransferase: protein MQNPVPIDLADWPRRQHFEHYRHVVPCTYAITVEIDVSEFVGAVRTADRRAYVAQIWAIASVVNRHDEFRMTLGETGDPAVWRVVHPAFTVFHPERETFSCLWVPFDPDFAAFHDAATATIAEYAGSTEFFPQGAPPGNTFDVSSVPWTSFTGFTLNVEGGADHVAPIFTLGRYTVREGRTLLPLAVQVHHAVADGFHTARLIEELRELLADGAWIHG from the coding sequence ATGCAGAACCCCGTGCCGATCGATCTCGCCGACTGGCCCCGGCGTCAGCACTTCGAGCACTACCGCCACGTCGTTCCGTGCACCTACGCGATCACCGTCGAGATCGACGTGAGCGAGTTCGTCGGCGCAGTCCGCACGGCGGACCGTCGCGCGTACGTCGCTCAGATCTGGGCCATCGCCTCCGTCGTGAACCGCCACGACGAGTTCCGCATGACCCTCGGCGAGACCGGAGACCCTGCGGTGTGGCGCGTCGTGCATCCGGCGTTCACGGTCTTCCACCCGGAGCGGGAGACGTTCTCGTGCCTGTGGGTGCCGTTCGACCCCGACTTCGCGGCCTTCCACGATGCCGCCACGGCGACGATCGCCGAGTACGCCGGGTCGACCGAGTTCTTCCCTCAGGGCGCGCCGCCCGGGAACACCTTCGACGTGTCGAGCGTGCCGTGGACGTCGTTCACGGGATTCACCCTGAACGTCGAAGGTGGAGCGGACCACGTCGCTCCGATCTTCACCCTCGGCCGGTACACGGTGCGCGAGGGCCGCACCCTCCTCCCGCTGGCGGTGCAGGTTCACCACGCGGTCGCCGACGGGTTCCACACCGCGCGCCTGATCGAGGAGTTACGCGAACTCCTCGCCGATGGAGCGTGGATTCACGGTTGA
- the dcd gene encoding dCTP deaminase, whose translation MLLSDRDIRTQIRENRVSLEPYEPAMLQPSSIDVRLDRYFRLFDNHKYPFIDPADDQPELTRLIETKADEPFILHPGEFVLGSTFERVGLPDDIAARLEGKSSLGRLGLLTHSTAGFIDPGFTGHVTLELSNVATLPIKLWPGMKIGQLCFFQLSSPTERPYGSSQYSSRYQGQRGPTASRSHLNFHRTDVSRTGDDAGDDAGEESFGE comes from the coding sequence GTGCTGCTCTCCGACCGCGACATCCGAACCCAGATCCGCGAGAACCGCGTGAGTCTGGAGCCCTACGAGCCCGCCATGCTGCAGCCGTCGTCGATCGACGTGCGGCTCGACCGGTACTTCCGGCTGTTCGACAACCACAAGTACCCGTTCATCGATCCGGCCGACGACCAGCCCGAACTCACCCGGCTCATCGAGACCAAGGCAGACGAGCCGTTCATCCTGCACCCCGGCGAGTTCGTGCTGGGCTCGACGTTCGAGCGGGTCGGGCTGCCCGACGACATCGCGGCGCGGCTCGAGGGCAAGAGCTCGCTCGGGCGGCTGGGCCTGCTCACCCACTCGACCGCGGGCTTCATCGACCCAGGGTTCACCGGGCACGTCACCCTCGAGCTCAGCAACGTGGCGACGCTGCCGATCAAGCTCTGGCCGGGCATGAAGATCGGTCAGCTGTGCTTCTTCCAGCTCTCGAGCCCCACCGAGCGCCCGTACGGGTCGAGCCAGTACAGCTCCCGCTACCAGGGCCAGCGTGGGCCGACCGCCTCGCGCTCGCACCTCAACTTCCACCGCACCGACGTCTCCCGCACGGGTGACGACGCCGGCGACGACGCGGGCGAGGAGTCGTTCGGCGAGTAG
- a CDS encoding NAD-dependent epimerase/dehydratase family protein, whose product MSDTANGQRMLGPGSRVLVTGARGKVGRAAVDALVAAGFDVTATDIARPVYDADASNAVRYVQADLTNGADAFSVVRGMDAVVHAAGIPEPTKNTPHTVFLTNVTAAFNVVEAAAHSEVRRFVNLSSDSVSGMTWAHRPVAARFCPIDETHPDLAHDAYGQSKRVSEVLCDGLVGRSDATAVSIRPTWVLTPESYAANLAPFFADRDLSSAVFWAYIDVADLAELIVAAVGRATPGHEVVYAAAADNIGGRDLASEMARLHPEVPLRELTRVDASGISSAKAERLFGWRATRSWRDHLDEDGHPLG is encoded by the coding sequence GTGAGCGACACGGCGAACGGCCAGCGGATGCTCGGGCCGGGAAGCCGCGTGCTCGTCACGGGCGCACGGGGCAAGGTGGGCCGTGCCGCGGTCGACGCGCTCGTCGCCGCCGGCTTCGACGTCACCGCCACCGACATCGCCCGCCCCGTCTACGACGCCGATGCCTCGAACGCGGTGCGCTACGTGCAGGCCGACCTCACGAACGGCGCCGACGCGTTCTCGGTGGTGCGGGGGATGGATGCCGTGGTGCACGCCGCGGGAATCCCCGAACCGACGAAGAACACACCCCACACCGTGTTCCTCACCAACGTCACGGCGGCGTTCAACGTCGTCGAAGCCGCAGCACACTCGGAGGTGCGCCGGTTCGTCAACCTCTCGAGCGACTCGGTGTCGGGGATGACCTGGGCACACCGGCCCGTCGCCGCACGCTTCTGCCCCATCGACGAGACGCACCCCGACCTCGCCCACGACGCCTACGGGCAGTCGAAGCGCGTCTCCGAGGTGCTCTGCGACGGGCTGGTCGGCCGCTCCGACGCGACGGCGGTCTCGATCAGGCCCACCTGGGTGCTCACGCCCGAGAGCTACGCCGCGAACCTCGCGCCGTTCTTCGCCGACCGCGACCTGTCGAGCGCGGTGTTCTGGGCCTACATCGACGTCGCCGACCTCGCCGAGCTCATCGTCGCCGCTGTGGGCCGGGCCACCCCCGGCCACGAGGTGGTGTACGCGGCGGCCGCCGACAACATCGGCGGGCGCGATCTCGCGTCCGAGATGGCGCGGCTGCACCCCGAGGTGCCGCTGCGAGAGCTCACCAGGGTCGACGCCTCGGGCATCAGCTCGGCCAAGGCCGAGCGGCTGTTCGGCTGGCGGGCGACCCGTTCGTGGCGCGACCATCTCGATGAGGACGGGCATCCACTCGGCTGA